CTCAGCACGTTCATTCTTACAACTAAATCCTGAACAAACAGAAGTGCTGTACGAAGAAGCTTCTAAAGCCCTTGAATTGGACAAAGATGATACCTTAATTGATGCATATGCCGGGATCGGGACAATCGGCCTTTCACTTGCATCGCGGGTAAAATCTGTTTGCGGAATGGAAATCATCCCCGAAGCGGTGGCTGATGCTAACGAAAATGCCAAGCTAAATAATATTACTAACGCTAAATATGAAGTCGGCAAAGCAGAAGAAGTTCTTCCCCGCTGGCAAAAAGAAGGACTCAACTTTGATGCCCTTGTTGTTGATCCTCCGCGAACCGGGTTAGATGACCAATTAATCAAGCAAATCTTAAAAGTTAAGCCGCGAAAGTTTGCCTACGTCTCATGTGGTATGGCTTCTCTTGCCCGTAATTTACGGCGGTTAACTAGTGTCTATCACGTTGACTACATTCAACCAATTGACATGATGCCCCAAACAGCACGCTGTGAGGCAGTCGTGAAATTATCATTACGAAACGGAAATAAAGAATAGTTGAAAATTGCTGCAATTGCCGGGTCAAATGCTAATCATTCATACAACCGGATGTTATTAGAATTTATTGCCCGTCATTTTAGTGATGATGATATTGATGTGATTGATATTCGTCAAGTGCCAATGTTTAATGAAAATTATAAGGGAAAGATTCCTGAGGTTGTTGCTGATATTGATCGTCGTGTTTCAAGCGCCGATGCTGTTATTATTGCCAGCCCAGAATACAACCACTCTGTTACCTCTGCTTTAAAGTGTGTAATTGAATGGCTTTCCTATGAAGTTCATCCATTAGAAAATAAGCCAGTCATGATCATCGGTGCTTCTACCCATGACCAAGGCTCATCCCGTTCTCAAGTTCAATTACGAGATATTTTGATCTCACCAGGTGTTAATGCTTATATTTTCCAAAACGAAGAGTTCTTTATGAGTGATGCCGATCATATCATTGATAAAGATGGTGACATTACTAACGAAACGACTATTCATTTCTTAGAAAAATGTATGCGTGAATTCAAACACTACGCCAAGGCAATCAATCGGATGGTTGCTGAAAAGAAGGAGGCGAAGAAGTAAATGAAAATCCTTGCTTTAGTTGGAACTAATGCCAATTTCTCATATAACCGGATTTTGCTTAAATACATGAAAAAGCACTTCCGTCAAATGGCTGATATTGAAATTGCTGAAATTAGCCAATTGCCACCATTTAGCGTTGATACCCCTCTTTCTGAACAAACAGAGGTATGGAAGTTAAAGCAAAAAGTTAAGGCTGCAGACGGAGTTATTTTCTCAACTCCTGAATATGACCATGGGATTCCAGCAGCCTTAAAGAGTACAGTAGAATGGCTTTCTTACAAGACTGATGTATTAAAACGCAAGCCAGTTATGGTTGTCGGTGTATCTTATGGACGCCAAGCTTCTGCAAGATCTCAAGTTCAAATGCGGCAGATTCTGGTTTCTCCTGATTGTGATGCTAACCTATTACCAGGAAATGAAGTTCTGATTGGTAATGCTAGTCATTCCTTCTCCAAAGACGGTCGGTTAATTAATGCCGAAGCACGTGATAACCTTGAAAACTGCTTTACCCATTTTGTGGAATACATTCAAATCTTTGAAAATGCAAATAAGGAGGGACTGGATATGTCCGTTAAACAACCAACGATCAGTGAAGCTTACATTAATTTCCCTACTGGTCGGTTGACATTAAAAGAAGTTCAACAAATCTTCAGTACAATCCCATTTGAAATTGACTTAATTGACAGTACTGACCATTTCGCATGGTTCTCTGACAAGCCAAATCGGGAACACGTTCGGAATGTAGCTTCTCTCGGGGAAACTGTTCAAGAATGTCATCCACCGTTGGCTGTTCCGGTTGTTATGAAGATTATTAACAGTTTCCGGAATGGTGAAAAAGACGTTGTTACCCGTCCATTATGGATGAATGGTCACCGTTCATTGATTCAATACTACGCTTTACGTGATGTTAATGGTCATTACCTTGGAACCATCGAATTTACTGGTAGTGTGGAATACATTCTTAACCTCTTCGAAAATGGTGCATGGAGTACTGATGGTAACACTGGTGCATCTAAGCATGAGGATGCTAATGACAACAGTGAAGAAGCTGACAGCGTTGATGCATCAACTGGTGCTTCAGAATCAAGTGATGATGATAACACCGACAATGCTAGTGAAGTGGTTACAACCCCAGCACCAGCAACAAACGATGATACTGATGCGGACGCTACAACAGGCGTATCAGATGCAGGCAGCGTAGACGCAAATGATGATGAGGCAGATGCTACAACAGGTGCATCCGAAAACTAGATGAATAATGAATTGATGGCGCAGCGGCATGTGATGACTCATCACGCTCTCGGAACTCGCATAAATTTAACGATTTTTGGCAACAAATACTTTTCATTGTTAAAGAAATCAATGGACCTAATTGACCACTATGAGGACCGATTAACGGTTAACCGTAATGAATCAGAAGTGATGTCGGTGAACCATGGTGCAGGGAAAACTCCGAAAATGGTATCGCCAACGACTTTTGACCTCATTGAGCTGGCAGTGAAATATAGTCGTGAAAACTTTGGCTTTAACGCTTTGATTGGCCCGTTAGTAAAATTATGGAAAATCGGTTTTGCAGGGGCGCACGTGCCAAGTGATGCTGAGATCAAAGAGCGGTTGAAGTTGATCGACCCTTATAAAGTATTGCTGAACCGAGAAGCACGGACGGTATATTTAGAAGAGCCGGGGATGGAATTAGACCTTGGCGGAATTGCGAAGGGCTATATTGCGGACCGTATTCGGGATCTTTGGATTGAAGCTGGAGTTCCCGCGGGAATTATCGACTTAGGGGGGAATCTCTTATTTGTTGGTAAGTCGCCACGGCGGGATGATGGGCAGTGGATCATCGGTGTGCAGGATCCGCAACTGCATCGAGGTGAAAATTTGGCAACTGTCCGCGAACCGGCTTGTTCGGCAGTTACATCTGGGATTTATGAACGATTTTTGATCAAAAATGGTCGTCGTTATCACCATTTACTAGATCCTCGGACTGGATACCCATTAGAGACTGATTTGAGCAGTGTGACTGTTTTCACTGATCAATCGGTAATGGGTGAAATTGAGGCTAAGCGACTCTTCTTCAATGGTGAACCAATCACAGGCTGGGAAGTGCGTCCTGGTAACCGTGGCGCTATCTTTATTCATAATGATGAATCAATGGTAAACGTTGGGCTGAATAAAAATTGATTTTTGTGTGCGCCCGGCATGGGTATTAGCTAGGCGGTGAGAGTCCGCTATGGGCCGTAGTAGTCGGAACCATGAGCTGAGGACAAGGGTGTCCACTGCGAGGTGGAATCTGAAGGAAGTCTAAGGCAAAGTATCGTTTAAAAGAAAAACGACCTCATCCCAAAATGAACAAGGTCGCCATGGTAGCTTGTATGAATAAAACTCTGAAATGTCTCTTATCCATGATTAAGCACCATGAAAAATACCACTATCGGTATACGGACTCAATGGTCCCTGTGAAGGCATAATCACCTCACAATTTTAATATACCACTAATTCTCGATTTTTGAAGAAGAACCGGGTTAGTTTAGTATACTCTTCTTTTCTAAATATTTTTCTTGACTAATCGTAGGAAATATGAGCGAGACAGA
The genomic region above belongs to Limosilactobacillus reuteri and contains:
- a CDS encoding FAD:protein FMN transferase — its product is MNNELMAQRHVMTHHALGTRINLTIFGNKYFSLLKKSMDLIDHYEDRLTVNRNESEVMSVNHGAGKTPKMVSPTTFDLIELAVKYSRENFGFNALIGPLVKLWKIGFAGAHVPSDAEIKERLKLIDPYKVLLNREARTVYLEEPGMELDLGGIAKGYIADRIRDLWIEAGVPAGIIDLGGNLLFVGKSPRRDDGQWIIGVQDPQLHRGENLATVREPACSAVTSGIYERFLIKNGRRYHHLLDPRTGYPLETDLSSVTVFTDQSVMGEIEAKRLFFNGEPITGWEVRPGNRGAIFIHNDESMVNVGLNKN
- a CDS encoding NAD(P)H-dependent oxidoreductase, with protein sequence MKILALVGTNANFSYNRILLKYMKKHFRQMADIEIAEISQLPPFSVDTPLSEQTEVWKLKQKVKAADGVIFSTPEYDHGIPAALKSTVEWLSYKTDVLKRKPVMVVGVSYGRQASARSQVQMRQILVSPDCDANLLPGNEVLIGNASHSFSKDGRLINAEARDNLENCFTHFVEYIQIFENANKEGLDMSVKQPTISEAYINFPTGRLTLKEVQQIFSTIPFEIDLIDSTDHFAWFSDKPNREHVRNVASLGETVQECHPPLAVPVVMKIINSFRNGEKDVVTRPLWMNGHRSLIQYYALRDVNGHYLGTIEFTGSVEYILNLFENGAWSTDGNTGASKHEDANDNSEEADSVDASTGASESSDDDNTDNASEVVTTPAPATNDDTDADATTGVSDAGSVDANDDEADATTGASEN
- a CDS encoding NADPH-dependent FMN reductase is translated as MKIAAIAGSNANHSYNRMLLEFIARHFSDDDIDVIDIRQVPMFNENYKGKIPEVVADIDRRVSSADAVIIASPEYNHSVTSALKCVIEWLSYEVHPLENKPVMIIGASTHDQGSSRSQVQLRDILISPGVNAYIFQNEEFFMSDADHIIDKDGDITNETTIHFLEKCMREFKHYAKAINRMVAEKKEAKK